A window of the Chthonomonas sp. genome harbors these coding sequences:
- the uvrA gene encoding excinuclease ABC subunit UvrA gives MAQEKIVVVGARENNLKNVTVEIPRDKLVVITGLSGSGKSSLAFDTIYAEGQRRYVESLSAYARQFLGQMDKPDVDHIEGLSPAVSIDQKSTSRNPRSTVATVTEIYDYLRILYARVGIPYCPNGHGPIERQSTDQIAEVAAKYPVGTKVQILAPVVRARKGEFKKEILDIQKAGYVRVRVDGEMMEVTDDIEMDRYKQHTIEVVVDRLVIKEGVERRLTDSIEAALKMGKGVVSLSWQAPEATGDEWNEQIFSEHYSCADCGFSMPELEPRMFSFNSPFGACPDCTGLGTKTEFDVDLMIPDKSKPVRDGSILPFVYKSGEAKEWWPDVLDGLGAAVGFDASGPVSALTPEQMDVLLNGHPTPITVSMRYTRSTRQFKTTWEGLVNTLRKKYENTESEWVKNDLGQYMSSRPCPTCGGKRLKPEALAVKIADRDVADITSSSVAEAFRFFDNVTEKLNSRQRVIAERAVKEVIERLRFLNDVGLSYLTLDRSATTLAGGEAQRIRLATQIGSGLMGCLYILDEPSIGLHQRDNRKLIETLCRLRDIGNTVIVVEHDEETMMAADWLIEMGPAAGEHGGKVVGQGTPKEFLKQDCVTADYLAGRREIEIPRERRQPRAPHPLSAPPRKAVLKVAETVTTPKKKAKR, from the coding sequence ATGGCCCAAGAGAAGATCGTGGTGGTGGGTGCCCGCGAAAACAATCTCAAGAACGTAACCGTCGAAATTCCGCGCGACAAGCTCGTGGTGATTACCGGGCTTTCCGGTTCGGGTAAGTCGAGTTTGGCGTTTGACACCATCTACGCCGAGGGTCAGCGGCGCTACGTCGAGAGCCTTAGCGCCTACGCCCGCCAGTTTTTGGGCCAGATGGACAAGCCCGATGTTGACCACATCGAGGGGCTTTCACCAGCGGTGAGCATCGACCAAAAGTCAACCAGCCGCAACCCGCGCTCCACCGTTGCCACCGTCACCGAAATTTACGACTACCTGCGGATTCTCTACGCGCGGGTCGGCATTCCCTACTGCCCCAACGGCCACGGCCCCATCGAACGCCAGAGCACGGACCAGATCGCCGAGGTCGCCGCCAAGTATCCGGTGGGCACCAAGGTGCAGATTCTCGCGCCCGTGGTCCGCGCGCGCAAGGGCGAATTCAAAAAGGAGATTCTCGATATTCAAAAAGCCGGATACGTGCGGGTGCGCGTGGATGGCGAGATGATGGAGGTAACCGACGACATTGAGATGGACCGCTATAAGCAGCACACCATCGAGGTCGTGGTCGATCGCCTGGTCATCAAAGAGGGCGTAGAAAGGCGTCTGACCGACTCGATTGAGGCGGCGCTCAAGATGGGCAAGGGCGTGGTTTCTCTGAGCTGGCAAGCACCCGAGGCGACCGGCGACGAGTGGAATGAGCAGATTTTCAGCGAGCATTACTCCTGCGCCGATTGCGGGTTCAGCATGCCCGAGCTCGAGCCACGCATGTTTTCGTTCAACTCGCCGTTTGGCGCGTGTCCCGATTGCACCGGCCTCGGCACCAAGACCGAGTTTGATGTTGACCTCATGATCCCGGACAAGAGCAAGCCCGTTCGCGATGGCTCGATTCTGCCGTTTGTATACAAGTCGGGCGAGGCGAAAGAGTGGTGGCCAGACGTGCTCGACGGGCTCGGCGCGGCGGTGGGATTTGATGCCAGCGGCCCGGTCTCGGCGCTCACCCCGGAGCAAATGGACGTGCTGCTCAACGGCCATCCAACGCCGATTACGGTGTCCATGCGCTACACCCGCAGCACCCGGCAGTTCAAAACCACGTGGGAAGGGTTAGTCAACACGCTCCGCAAGAAGTACGAAAACACCGAGAGCGAGTGGGTCAAAAACGATCTGGGCCAATACATGAGCTCGCGGCCGTGCCCCACTTGCGGCGGCAAACGCCTGAAGCCGGAAGCCCTCGCCGTCAAAATCGCCGACCGCGACGTGGCGGACATCACCAGTTCGTCGGTCGCCGAAGCATTCCGCTTCTTTGACAATGTAACCGAGAAGCTCAATAGCCGCCAGCGAGTGATCGCCGAACGCGCGGTGAAGGAAGTCATTGAGCGGTTACGGTTCCTCAACGATGTCGGCCTGAGCTACCTGACCTTAGACCGCTCGGCGACGACGCTCGCCGGGGGCGAGGCGCAGCGCATTCGCCTGGCCACGCAGATCGGATCGGGCCTCATGGGCTGCCTCTACATCCTGGATGAGCCGAGCATCGGCCTGCACCAACGCGACAACCGCAAGCTCATCGAGACGCTTTGCCGCCTGCGCGATATCGGCAACACCGTGATTGTGGTGGAGCACGACGAGGAGACCATGATGGCCGCCGATTGGCTGATCGAGATGGGTCCGGCCGCCGGCGAACATGGCGGTAAGGTGGTGGGTCAGGGCACGCCGAAGGAGTTTCTGAAGCAGGATTGCGTGACCGCCGACTATCTGGCGGGACGTCGAGAAATTGAGATTCCCAGGGAGCGTCGCCAACCCCGTGCGCCGCACCCGTTGAGCGCGCCGCCACGCAAAGCCGTGCTCAAGGTCGCCGAGACCGTGACCACGCCCAAAAAGAAAGCGAAGCGCTAA
- a CDS encoding SRPBCC domain-containing protein: MELQFTTYLHVSRPRAEVFEAVADPAQLSQYFTTGGAQGRLSSDSTVTWDFHDFPGRFPVEVGEVVEGESIVFRWPSPDGAPTTVTMRFSDVGEGRTKVEISEEGWPSTPAGLNASYGNCQGWSQMLAALKAWVEHGINLRDGAYI; this comes from the coding sequence ATGGAGCTGCAATTCACCACGTACTTGCACGTGTCGCGGCCTCGCGCCGAGGTTTTTGAGGCAGTGGCCGATCCGGCGCAGCTGTCGCAGTACTTCACCACCGGCGGCGCGCAGGGTCGGCTCAGCTCCGATTCGACGGTGACCTGGGACTTTCACGACTTCCCCGGCCGCTTCCCCGTCGAGGTGGGCGAAGTCGTGGAGGGCGAGAGCATTGTGTTTCGGTGGCCTTCGCCGGATGGTGCCCCGACGACGGTCACCATGCGCTTTAGCGACGTCGGCGAAGGTCGGACCAAGGTGGAAATTTCGGAAGAGGGTTGGCCCTCCACCCCCGCCGGTTTGAACGCCTCGTACGGCAACTGCCAAGGGTGGTCGCAGATGCTCGCCGCCCTCAAGGCGTGGGTCGAGCACGGCATCAACCTGCGCGACGGCGCGTACATTTAG
- a CDS encoding PEP-CTERM sorting domain-containing protein produces MLLIANGVDNRIHRWDPENAVSLGSFSVQAPMTDIAVNQSANEVYALVRSGSTSGVLRYNYNTGNYIGTTILSGSYGTARKIQYTRAGELLVSYDRDVVRFDPSTGFQVGSALYYGDRRFIPSGGATLLNNGLYAIASDSDGTFWSSDFLLNFNPSNVLVSSVGMGPQAETSLKDIVGNSSGSAAIASYTVNSTHYFSRYYTTPSGVAAANVSVELTGSTVALSGAEWGHGERAYGMYYSNGALYCLPMEMSLGLAGTAQTLPGFQYSTNYYRGSAIVVAPEPSSMLAVFAGLGLLIRRRKA; encoded by the coding sequence ATGCTGCTGATCGCCAACGGTGTGGACAATCGCATCCATCGCTGGGACCCGGAAAATGCGGTTTCTTTGGGTAGCTTCTCCGTGCAGGCTCCGATGACTGATATCGCAGTAAACCAGTCGGCTAACGAAGTTTATGCCCTCGTACGTTCCGGGAGCACCTCCGGCGTTCTGCGATATAACTACAATACGGGGAACTATATCGGTACAACCATCTTGAGTGGAAGCTATGGAACCGCGCGCAAGATTCAGTACACAAGAGCTGGAGAGCTGTTAGTGAGCTACGATCGTGATGTAGTTCGATTCGACCCTAGTACGGGGTTTCAGGTAGGGTCGGCACTTTATTACGGCGATCGACGTTTCATCCCTTCTGGGGGAGCCACCCTTCTCAACAATGGTCTTTACGCGATCGCGTCGGATAGCGACGGAACTTTTTGGAGTAGTGATTTCCTTTTAAATTTCAATCCTTCGAATGTCTTGGTCAGTAGTGTGGGCATGGGCCCGCAAGCCGAGACTTCGCTCAAGGACATCGTTGGGAACTCAAGTGGATCAGCCGCCATCGCAAGTTACACCGTGAACTCGACCCATTACTTTTCTCGCTATTACACCACGCCCAGTGGAGTGGCAGCGGCAAATGTTTCGGTCGAACTCACTGGCTCTACCGTAGCTCTAAGCGGGGCCGAGTGGGGCCATGGAGAGCGAGCTTACGGGATGTACTATTCGAACGGTGCCCTGTACTGCCTCCCCATGGAAATGAGTCTTGGCCTCGCCGGCACCGCCCAGACCCTTCCCGGATTTCAGTATTCGACGAACTACTACCGAGGTAGCGCTATTGTGGTCGCACCCGAGCCAAGCTCAATGCTAGCCGTGTTTGCCGGGCTGGGACTGCTCATCCGACGCCGCAAGGCCTAA
- a CDS encoding nucleotidyltransferase domain-containing protein: MIRFDEQTSDSLRELCRSFAVRHLKLFGSAVGPEFDDNRSDLDFLVEFSAPPSGMGLAEQYFGFLEELQALLGRSVDLLEESAIENTRLKRQALEQAVTLYAA; the protein is encoded by the coding sequence ATGATCAGGTTCGACGAACAGACCTCGGACTCGTTGCGCGAGCTTTGCCGCAGTTTCGCGGTGCGCCACTTGAAGCTGTTCGGATCGGCGGTCGGGCCGGAGTTTGACGATAACCGCAGTGACCTTGACTTTCTCGTCGAATTCTCCGCGCCGCCGAGCGGGATGGGTTTGGCCGAGCAATATTTTGGATTTCTTGAGGAGTTGCAGGCGCTGTTGGGCCGCTCGGTTGATCTGCTCGAAGAAAGCGCGATCGAGAACACTCGTCTTAAGCGGCAAGCACTTGAGCAAGCGGTGACCCTGTATGCCGCATGA
- a CDS encoding tyrosine--tRNA ligase, giving the protein MGWGARVTIDQQIEHLRRATTEIISEADLRRKLGLGRPLRVKLGVDPTAKDVTLGWAVVLRKLRDFQQLGHTACLIIGDFTAMIGDPSGKSKTRKQLTREEVQANVDGVMTQVRKILDPDKTEIYFNKDWLGKMGFEDVIRLASRTTVARIMERDDFTKRWNENRPIALHEILYPLCQGMDSVEIRADIELGGNDQKFNNLVGRNLQEQYDQEPQVVILSPLLVGTDGKEKMSQSLGNYVGIWDAPNDMYGKTMSIPDELMTNWFELCTDVPMDEVRRIVAEDHPRDAKRRLAREIVTMYHSAADAQAADDYFINTFSQRQQPVEAEEAAIPPEAIAEGTVGLAALVVALGLAESNGAAKKLIQAGAVSLDGERAADIAHRYAPADLVGKVLKVGKHQFRRLA; this is encoded by the coding sequence TTGGGATGGGGCGCCCGCGTGACGATTGACCAGCAGATTGAGCATCTGCGCCGGGCCACCACCGAGATCATCAGCGAAGCCGACCTTCGCCGCAAGCTGGGCCTCGGACGCCCCCTGCGCGTTAAGCTCGGCGTCGATCCGACCGCCAAAGACGTCACTCTGGGATGGGCGGTGGTCTTGCGGAAGTTGCGCGACTTTCAGCAGCTTGGCCACACGGCTTGCCTGATCATCGGCGACTTTACAGCCATGATCGGCGACCCGAGCGGCAAGAGCAAAACCCGCAAGCAGCTGACTCGCGAGGAAGTGCAGGCGAACGTGGACGGCGTCATGACGCAAGTCCGCAAGATTCTGGACCCCGACAAAACCGAGATCTACTTCAACAAAGATTGGCTTGGAAAAATGGGCTTTGAGGATGTGATTCGGCTCGCGAGTCGGACCACCGTGGCGCGCATCATGGAGCGCGACGACTTCACCAAACGCTGGAACGAAAACCGCCCGATCGCCCTGCACGAGATTCTTTATCCGCTGTGCCAAGGCATGGATTCGGTGGAAATTCGCGCCGATATTGAGCTCGGCGGAAACGACCAAAAATTCAACAACTTGGTGGGCCGAAACCTACAGGAGCAGTACGATCAGGAGCCGCAAGTGGTGATTCTTTCGCCCCTGCTGGTGGGCACCGACGGCAAGGAGAAGATGTCGCAATCGCTCGGCAATTATGTCGGCATTTGGGACGCACCGAACGACATGTACGGCAAAACCATGTCCATTCCCGACGAGCTCATGACCAACTGGTTTGAGCTGTGTACCGACGTGCCGATGGACGAGGTGCGCCGCATTGTCGCCGAGGACCATCCCCGCGATGCGAAGCGCCGTTTGGCGCGCGAAATCGTGACGATGTACCACTCAGCGGCGGACGCGCAAGCGGCCGACGACTACTTCATCAACACGTTTAGTCAACGTCAGCAACCGGTTGAGGCCGAGGAAGCCGCAATTCCGCCCGAGGCGATCGCCGAGGGAACGGTGGGCCTGGCCGCCCTGGTGGTGGCGCTGGGCTTGGCCGAAAGCAATGGCGCGGCGAAGAAGCTGATCCAGGCCGGGGCGGTCTCGCTGGATGGCGAGCGGGCCGCCGACATTGCGCATCGCTATGCGCCCGCCGACTTGGTCGGCAAGGTGCTGAAGGTCGGCAAGCACCAGTTCCGGAGGCTCGCCTGA
- a CDS encoding PEP-CTERM sorting domain-containing protein (PEP-CTERM proteins occur, often in large numbers, in the proteomes of bacteria that also encode an exosortase, a predicted intramembrane cysteine proteinase. The presence of a PEP-CTERM domain at a protein's C-terminus predicts cleavage within the sorting domain, followed by covalent anchoring to some some component of the (usually Gram-negative) cell surface. Many PEP-CTERM proteins exhibit an unusual sequence composition that includes large numbers of potential glycosylation sites. Expression of one such protein has been shown restore the ability of a bacterium to form floc, a type of biofilm.), protein MRSLVVLSLAACAASALASFDMMLLANGIDNRIHRYDPANNVALGSFPVNGSITDIAVNQSANTVYTLLPSGSSTGIAKYNYNTGAYLGATLLAGSYGNARKVQYTSNGELLVSYERDVVRYNADTGAQIGVPLFYSDRRFIFHGGSAYLSNGNFVLAGESDGTAWNNDYLMTFTPTGTQTGSVMSSLHQSVHSYADIVSNQNSSALMVTEQSGGSSVTFTRYNVNGSAIAATNISLSIGGTSITALGSEWGHNNLAYCLFYNPGTQVTTCYQLDTTLNLIGSGTTISALSGSANAYRGSAMILAPEPSSMLAVLAGLGLLARRRRS, encoded by the coding sequence ATGCGATCTCTTGTTGTGCTCTCTCTTGCCGCGTGCGCGGCCTCGGCGCTGGCGTCTTTTGACATGATGCTGCTGGCGAATGGCATAGACAATCGCATCCACCGCTACGATCCGGCGAATAACGTGGCCCTGGGTAGCTTCCCAGTGAATGGCAGCATCACCGATATCGCTGTCAATCAGAGCGCCAACACCGTTTACACGCTGCTGCCCTCAGGAAGCAGCACCGGAATTGCGAAGTACAACTATAACACCGGCGCTTACCTTGGCGCGACTTTGCTCGCGGGCAGTTATGGCAATGCGCGCAAAGTGCAGTACACCAGCAATGGTGAACTCCTGGTCAGTTACGAACGCGATGTGGTTCGCTACAACGCAGACACTGGCGCGCAAATCGGTGTTCCGCTATTCTATAGTGATCGCAGGTTTATCTTCCACGGAGGATCGGCGTATCTGAGTAACGGCAATTTTGTGCTAGCTGGCGAGAGCGATGGAACGGCTTGGAACAATGACTATCTCATGACCTTTACTCCGACTGGAACACAAACCGGCTCGGTCATGTCAAGCTTACACCAGTCTGTGCACTCCTATGCGGACATCGTGTCAAACCAAAACTCGTCGGCGTTGATGGTGACCGAACAGTCAGGCGGTAGTTCAGTGACATTCACGCGGTACAACGTAAACGGCTCGGCAATCGCGGCGACAAACATTTCGCTGAGTATTGGAGGCACCTCAATCACGGCTCTCGGTAGCGAGTGGGGCCACAACAATTTGGCTTACTGCCTATTTTACAATCCGGGCACCCAAGTTACGACCTGTTATCAATTAGACACGACGTTGAACCTCATTGGCTCGGGCACCACGATTTCCGCGCTGTCGGGCTCCGCAAACGCTTATCGCGGCAGCGCAATGATCCTTGCGCCTGAACCCAGTTCGATGCTAGCCGTGCTGGCTGGGCTTGGGTTGCTCGCTCGACGACGGCGATCATAA
- the rimO gene encoding 30S ribosomal protein S12 methylthiotransferase RimO, whose amino-acid sequence MSDAAPKVKIVTLGCAKNDVDSEEIAGVLARDGYVVDGTSKAPEVTIINTCGFLEASKQESIEAIKKAVRTKGKGRVIVAGCLAQRLGEELVRLAPGADAYIGVGQMGRFDEIVKNTRQSRDTILELEPPHHRWADIETRARTGRPWSAYLKVSEGCDHKCTFCTIPSFRGRHQSKPRERILDEARHLASTGCREINLIAQDVTQYGFDLYKEFTLPSLLRDLNQIDGIDWIRILYFYPNRLTDEVIEAMATSAKVLPYIDIPLQHTHPDVLRRMKRPWDGDRYLALFDKLRAAMPEVAIRTTFIVGFPGETEQEFQHLLDFCDAAKLDRVGAFLFSREPGTPSHDMAGQIQTRVKKERYERLMRRQLQISRRINEGWVGRKLGVLVDEVKDGWSAGRSYRDAPEIDGWVYVKGELEAGQIHEVEITSAGDYDLYSDPTARKPMKALRVAAPRKPQ is encoded by the coding sequence GTGTCGGATGCCGCCCCCAAAGTGAAAATCGTGACCCTCGGCTGCGCCAAAAACGACGTGGACAGCGAGGAAATCGCTGGCGTTTTGGCCCGCGACGGTTACGTGGTGGACGGCACCAGCAAGGCGCCCGAGGTGACGATTATCAATACCTGCGGGTTTTTGGAGGCCAGTAAGCAAGAGAGCATTGAGGCCATTAAAAAGGCCGTGCGCACCAAGGGCAAGGGCCGCGTGATTGTGGCTGGGTGCCTGGCGCAGAGGCTCGGCGAAGAGCTGGTTCGGTTGGCGCCCGGCGCGGATGCCTACATCGGCGTTGGCCAAATGGGGCGGTTCGATGAGATTGTCAAGAACACACGCCAATCGCGCGATACGATTTTGGAGTTGGAGCCGCCGCACCACCGCTGGGCCGACATCGAAACCCGCGCCCGCACCGGCCGGCCATGGAGCGCCTACCTCAAGGTCAGCGAAGGTTGCGACCACAAGTGCACCTTCTGCACCATCCCGAGCTTCCGCGGACGGCACCAAAGCAAGCCTCGTGAACGGATTTTGGACGAAGCGCGACACCTGGCCAGCACCGGTTGCCGCGAGATCAATCTGATTGCGCAGGACGTGACGCAGTACGGTTTTGACCTCTACAAGGAGTTCACGCTGCCCTCGCTCTTACGCGATCTCAACCAGATAGATGGCATAGATTGGATAAGAATCTTGTACTTTTATCCGAACCGCCTGACCGACGAGGTGATCGAGGCGATGGCGACGAGCGCCAAGGTGCTGCCGTACATTGATATTCCGCTGCAGCACACCCACCCCGACGTGCTGCGCCGCATGAAGCGGCCTTGGGATGGCGACCGCTACCTGGCGCTGTTCGACAAACTTCGCGCGGCGATGCCGGAAGTGGCGATTCGCACGACATTTATCGTCGGGTTTCCGGGGGAAACTGAACAAGAATTTCAGCATTTGTTAGACTTTTGCGATGCCGCCAAGCTCGATCGGGTCGGAGCGTTCTTGTTCTCGCGTGAGCCAGGGACGCCGAGCCACGACATGGCTGGCCAGATTCAAACCCGTGTGAAGAAGGAGCGCTACGAGCGCCTGATGCGGCGGCAGCTCCAGATTTCGCGGCGCATCAACGAGGGTTGGGTCGGGCGCAAACTCGGCGTACTCGTGGACGAAGTCAAAGATGGCTGGTCGGCAGGTCGCTCCTACCGCGACGCGCCCGAGATTGACGGCTGGGTGTACGTGAAGGGCGAGCTTGAGGCGGGCCAAATCCACGAAGTAGAAATCACGAGCGCGGGAGACTATGACCTGTATTCGGACCCCACCGCGCGAAAGCCGATGAAAGCCTTGCGCGTCGCGGCTCCGCGAAAACCGCAGTAA
- a CDS encoding PEP-CTERM sorting domain-containing protein (PEP-CTERM proteins occur, often in large numbers, in the proteomes of bacteria that also encode an exosortase, a predicted intramembrane cysteine proteinase. The presence of a PEP-CTERM domain at a protein's C-terminus predicts cleavage within the sorting domain, followed by covalent anchoring to some some component of the (usually Gram-negative) cell surface. Many PEP-CTERM proteins exhibit an unusual sequence composition that includes large numbers of potential glycosylation sites. Expression of one such protein has been shown restore the ability of a bacterium to form floc, a type of biofilm.): MASWASYDLLYIGEGSGTRVHRFDPVSRVHLGSFSVSHSRFVAAHINSPYVMSGTTTAIGVYNGASGEHVNTTNAYGDFGTMTPTGTLLAFSSATTFREVTLPNGTVQIVSALSTISEARGIVAVGTNKWVVGRGASGDLILNCYSNSGATLLSSAVVLANASLPANVATAGMGVSVSSSGVTQLWFTLRTSAGDVQLRRYSLSGTSATLSDSTTLTGFSTLNAGTTQAVLGGHGNSAFVVGADAANPNLTRIMHLSANSTSTLTIANYTTSAFTVNSSTDWTAANVVAPEPGSILALGAGLFLVLRRRVPAKR, translated from the coding sequence ATGGCCTCTTGGGCCTCGTACGACCTGCTCTATATTGGCGAGGGCTCCGGCACCCGCGTTCACCGTTTCGATCCGGTGTCGCGCGTTCACCTCGGCAGCTTCTCCGTGTCGCACTCCCGTTTTGTCGCGGCGCATATCAACAGCCCGTACGTGATGTCGGGGACTACGACCGCGATTGGCGTGTATAACGGTGCCTCCGGCGAGCACGTCAACACGACGAATGCGTATGGCGACTTCGGGACGATGACCCCGACCGGCACCTTGCTCGCCTTCTCTTCGGCGACCACGTTTCGGGAGGTCACGTTACCGAATGGCACGGTTCAGATCGTGTCAGCCCTGAGCACGATCTCGGAAGCACGAGGAATTGTGGCTGTGGGCACCAACAAGTGGGTTGTCGGTCGCGGTGCATCTGGCGACCTTATCTTGAATTGTTATTCGAACTCGGGGGCAACCCTGCTGAGTTCGGCGGTGGTGCTGGCGAATGCGAGCCTTCCCGCAAATGTCGCCACGGCGGGCATGGGTGTTTCGGTTTCTTCGTCTGGCGTCACGCAACTCTGGTTTACGCTCCGAACGAGCGCGGGCGATGTTCAGCTGCGAAGGTATTCCCTTTCCGGAACTTCGGCGACCCTCTCGGATTCGACCACGCTGACCGGGTTTTCGACCCTCAACGCCGGTACGACGCAGGCGGTGCTGGGCGGGCATGGCAACTCGGCGTTTGTCGTGGGGGCCGATGCGGCCAACCCGAACCTCACTCGCATCATGCACTTGTCGGCGAACAGTACGAGCACCCTCACGATTGCCAACTACACCACGAGCGCGTTTACCGTGAACAGCTCGACCGATTGGACCGCCGCAAACGTGGTCGCCCCGGAACCCGGCTCGATTCTGGCGTTGGGGGCGGGATTGTTCCTTGTGCTTCGACGGCGGGTCCCGGCTAAGCGTTAG
- a CDS encoding NTP transferase domain-containing protein, giving the protein MKGVILAAGKGSRLYPVTHHIAKPLLPMANRMTMEYAFDRLKEMGVTEICIVVGENEPEMRRALGDGSQFGVKLDFARQPEPLGLAHAVGFTKEFVAGDSFVLYLGDAIYGGGFAEHAAKFRESGCANLNIVKPVEDPRRFGVATVEGDRIVRLVEKPAEPESNLAMAGMYFFGPELWSVLPDLKPSGRGEYEITDAIQLMIDRGMDVRAGIYDNIWFDTGTLDSYLETTAFLTGGANIIDATADVQAEIGENVVVGPGAKVSAKRLHDCVVLPGANVSALGEISRALLGGTMTLEGDARDTILWDGAPA; this is encoded by the coding sequence ATGAAAGGGGTCATTCTTGCCGCCGGAAAGGGTTCACGACTGTATCCGGTGACTCACCACATCGCCAAACCGCTGCTGCCCATGGCCAACCGCATGACCATGGAATATGCGTTCGACCGCCTGAAGGAAATGGGCGTCACCGAGATTTGCATCGTGGTCGGCGAGAACGAGCCGGAGATGCGCCGGGCACTGGGCGATGGCTCGCAGTTTGGCGTGAAGCTCGATTTCGCCCGTCAGCCCGAGCCGCTTGGTCTGGCCCACGCCGTCGGATTCACCAAAGAATTTGTCGCCGGCGACTCGTTTGTGCTTTACCTGGGCGATGCGATTTATGGCGGCGGGTTCGCCGAGCACGCCGCCAAATTCCGCGAGTCGGGCTGCGCCAACCTCAACATCGTCAAGCCGGTGGAAGACCCCCGCCGATTTGGCGTGGCCACGGTGGAAGGCGATCGCATTGTGCGGTTGGTGGAGAAGCCCGCCGAACCCGAAAGCAACCTCGCCATGGCTGGGATGTACTTCTTTGGCCCCGAACTCTGGAGTGTGCTCCCCGACCTGAAACCCTCGGGTCGCGGCGAGTACGAAATCACGGACGCCATCCAGCTAATGATTGACCGCGGCATGGACGTGCGCGCGGGCATCTACGACAACATTTGGTTTGACACCGGCACGCTCGATTCGTACCTGGAGACCACCGCTTTTCTGACCGGCGGGGCGAACATAATCGACGCCACCGCCGACGTGCAAGCCGAAATCGGCGAGAACGTGGTTGTGGGTCCGGGTGCCAAGGTTTCGGCCAAACGGCTGCACGACTGCGTGGTGCTACCGGGCGCGAACGTGTCCGCGCTAGGCGAGATTTCGCGCGCGCTGCTCGGCGGAACCATGACCCTGGAGGGCGACGCGCGCGACACGATTCTTTGGGATGGGGCGCCCGCGTGA